Proteins from a single region of Osmerus eperlanus chromosome 26, fOsmEpe2.1, whole genome shotgun sequence:
- the dmap1 gene encoding DNA methyltransferase 1-associated protein 1: MATGADVRDILELAGGDNDAGPISKKDFINSDKKKAKKTTETLTFKRPEGMHREVYALLYSDKKDAPPLLPSDTTQGYRTVKAKLGCKRVRPWKWMPFTNPARKDGAIFHHWRRLTEEGKDYPFARFNKAVQVPVYSEQEYQMYLHDDGWTKAETDHLFDLCKRFDLRFTVVHDRYDHQQYRKRSVEDLKERYYNICGKLTKVRAATGTEPKIYIFDAGHERRRKEQLEKLFNRTPEQVAEEEYLIQELRKIETRKKEREKKAQDLQKLITAADTTTEMRRAERKATKKKLPQKRETEKPAVPETAGIKFPDFKSAGVTLRSQRMKLPSSVGQKKIKAIEQILTEQGVDLNPMPTEEIVQMFNELRSDLVLVYELKQAHSNCEYEQQMLRHRYQALLKAGGPSGPLGETTTTTTSSSSTPGPETQAWPGPDHIKTEAKEQIIDVVGAPLTPNSRKRRESASSSSSIKKVKKP, translated from the exons ATGGCCACTGGTGCCGATGTAAGAGATATTTTGGAGTTGGCCGGTGGAGACAATGATGCTGGTCCCATCAGTAAGAAGGATTTCATCAATTCTGATAAG AAAAAGGCCAAGAAGACAACAGAAACGTTGACCTTCAAGAGACCAGAGGGAATGCACAGAGAAGTctatgctctgctctactctgataAGAA AGATGCTCCCCCTTTACTTCCCAGTGACACTACCCAAGGCTACAGGACAGTCAAGGCTAAGCTTGGCTGTAAAAGGGTTCGGCCCTGGAAATGGATGCCCTTCACCAATCCTGCCCGCAAAGATGGAGCCATATTTCACCACTGGAGACGCTTGACAGAAGAGGGCAAGGACTACCCTTTTGCCCGTTTCAACAAG GCAGTGCAGGTTCCAGTGTACTCAGAGCAGGAGTATCAAATGTACCTCCATGACGACGGCTGGACCAAAGCAGAGACGGACCACCTGTTTGACCTGTGCAAGCGTTTCGACCTGCGCTTCACTGTGGTTCACGACCGCTATGACCACCAGCAGTACAGA AAACGTTCCGTGGAGGATCTGAAAGAACGATATTATAACATATGCGGCAAGCTGACCAAGGTCCGTGCGGCCACAGGGACGGAGCCAAAGATCTACATATTCGATGCCGGCCACGAGAGGCGCAGGAAAGAACAGCTGGAGAAACTGTTCAACCGTACCCCTGAACAG GTGGCAGAAGAGGAGTACTTGATCCAGGAGTTGCGGAAGATTGAGACAAGGAAGAAGGAACGGGAGAAGAAGGCGCAGGACCTCCAGAAGCTCATCACGGCAGCAGACACCACCACAGAAATGAGACGTGCCGAGCGCAAGGCCACCAAGAAGAAGCTCCCACAGaaacgagagacagagaaaccg GCTGTCCCTGAAACGGCAGGCATCAAATTCCCAGACTTCAAATCAGCAGGAGTCACACTGCGCAGCCAGAGG atgaaGTTGCCCAGCTCAGTAGGCCAGAAGAAGATCAAAGCCATTGAGCAAATCCTTACAGAGCAAGGTGTCG ACCTGAACCCCATGCCCACGGAGGAGATTGTCCAGATGTTCAACGAGCTGCGCAGCGACCTTGTGCTGGTGTACGAGCTCAAGCAGGCCCACAGCAACTGCGAGTATGAGCAGCAGATGCTGCGGCACCGCTACCAGGCCCTCCTGAAGGCCGGAGGCCCCTCTGGTCCCCTGGGGgagaccaccaccaccaccaccagcagcagcagcacccccGGACCAGAGACTCAGGCCTGGCCCGGACCGGACCACATCAAAACCGAGGCCAAGGAGCAGATCATAGACGTGGTGGGGGCTCCTCTCACCCCCAACTCT CGCAAACGCAGGGAATCTGCCTCTAGCTCCTCATCCATTAAGAAGGTGAAGAAGCCTTAG